The Planctomycetota bacterium nucleotide sequence GGCGTCTCCAGCCGAGGACCGTCCACGCAGACGTACACGCCGCCCACCCGGTGCCGCACGCCGGCCGTCTCCAGCGCCCCCGCCAGCGCACCCCGAAGCGCGGGGCAGAACGGCTCCGCGTGGCGAAGGATGCCCAGGCCGGTCCCCTCGAAAAAGGTTTTCGCGCGGTTCGTCGTCCGGTCGAGAATATCGTCCGGCAAAACGAACGTGCCGACCGAAAGAAGCGGGTCGATGCCGCCGCACGCGCTCGTCGCCAGCACCGCGTCGGCGCCCCGCGCCTTCAGGGCCCAGAGGTTGGCGCGATAGTTGACGCTCCAGGCGCCCGTCTCGTAACCCTTTTCGCCGTGGCGCGCGAGGAGGAGCGCTCGCCGGCCGCCCGGCAGAGCGGCCTCGAAGACGGGCCGCGAGGGTCCGAACGGCGTATCCACCGCCCGCCCGCTGCCGAGGTCGAACCCCCCTTCCTTCGTCAGGACGTGCCAGATGCCGCTGCCCAGAATAATCGCGGGCATGGGAACCGGGGACGGGAGTCGTTTCGGCTTGGCCGACATGCACGATTCCTGACGAGAACTCGCTGGGAAACTGTCTTGCTCTGTTGAAAACATCCTTTCATACTCCCTCTCCCTCGATGGGAGAGGAACGGGGTGAGGGTGAATGCCGTGCGGCGAACCTTTTCCCCCTCACCCCACCCTCTCCCGCAAGGGGAGAGGGAGAACAAAAGCATGTTTTCAACAGAGCAAAACATCTCTAAAACGACGGCCGTCGCCGTTTTTCACTCGGCGGGGATGTCGTCGCCGGCACGCTCGCGGCCCAACTGGTGCATGAAGGCGCGGGCCGACGCGACGCGCGCTTCCGCCAGACGCCGCGACGTCTCCAGATGGAACACGTCCCGCAGCCTCGCCTCCCAGTACCCGTACTCCTCGCGGCGCTCCCAGGCGTTGACGGCCTCGTCGATGGCGCGGCCTTCGAGACAGTAGCGCCTGAGGTCGCGCCAGACGCCCAGGGCGCCGATGTCGTCGAGGCTGTCGGCGTCGGAGAGGATCTTGGCCTCCGCGAGTT carries:
- a CDS encoding MTAP family purine nucleoside phosphorylase codes for the protein MSAKPKRLPSPVPMPAIILGSGIWHVLTKEGGFDLGSGRAVDTPFGPSRPVFEAALPGGRRALLLARHGEKGYETGAWSVNYRANLWALKARGADAVLATSACGGIDPLLSVGTFVLPDDILDRTTNRAKTFFEGTGLGILRHAEPFCPALRGALAGALETAGVRHRVGGVYVCVDGPRLETPAEIRLFASQGASLVGMTLAPEFALARELELCYAPLSWVVNPAEGVAERPYRP